A genomic window from Terrisporobacter glycolicus ATCC 14880 = DSM 1288 includes:
- a CDS encoding ABC transporter substrate-binding protein, producing MKKIAKILTLIICLTTVSIFFTGCNKKDKYPEEINFFNYGENIDDETVKEFEKKYDIRVNIETFDDMEAMYSKVKSGAGKYDVILVSDALMPRMIDQKLIQEINKDNITNISQMDKEYLDLEIDPGNKYSVPYMFGTVGLIYNKDVVKEEVKSWDILWNEKYKDKIFMFDTYRDTIGVALKKLGYSLNSTNPKEIEEAKELLLEQRKLVKPLYGVDNGTTMIPAGETDINMIWSGEGLNLQDEYPNLVYVVPEEGANFWIDSLCIPKNAKNVKGAEKFINFVSDKKSALRIADEIGYTTPNKEAREEQPENVKNNPNAYMPIEIMNRCEIYKDFPLDVKKMYDKAWIAIKSDEQ from the coding sequence ATGAAAAAAATAGCTAAAATATTAACCTTAATAATATGTTTAACAACAGTAAGCATATTTTTTACGGGTTGTAACAAAAAGGATAAGTATCCTGAAGAAATAAACTTTTTTAACTATGGTGAAAACATAGATGATGAAACAGTAAAAGAATTTGAGAAAAAATATGATATAAGAGTTAATATTGAAACTTTTGATGATATGGAAGCTATGTATTCAAAGGTTAAAAGTGGAGCGGGAAAATACGATGTTATTTTAGTGTCAGATGCTTTAATGCCAAGAATGATAGACCAAAAGCTTATACAGGAAATAAATAAAGATAATATAACTAATATCTCTCAGATGGACAAAGAATACTTAGACTTAGAAATAGATCCAGGTAATAAATACTCAGTACCTTATATGTTCGGAACAGTAGGACTTATTTATAATAAAGATGTAGTGAAAGAAGAAGTAAAAAGTTGGGACATATTATGGAATGAAAAATATAAAGACAAAATATTTATGTTTGATACATATAGAGACACAATAGGTGTAGCATTAAAGAAATTAGGGTATTCTTTAAATTCAACTAATCCAAAGGAAATAGAAGAAGCAAAAGAATTACTATTAGAACAAAGAAAATTGGTTAAACCCTTATATGGTGTAGATAATGGAACGACAATGATCCCAGCAGGAGAGACAGATATAAACATGATATGGTCTGGAGAAGGATTAAACTTACAAGATGAGTATCCTAATCTGGTTTATGTAGTGCCTGAAGAAGGTGCAAACTTCTGGATTGATAGTTTATGTATACCTAAAAATGCTAAAAATGTAAAAGGTGCTGAAAAGTTTATAAACTTTGTAAGTGATAAGAAAAGTGCCCTTAGAATAGCTGATGAAATAGGATATACAACTCCTAATAAAGAAGCAAGAGAAGAACAACCAGAAAATGTAAAAAACAATCCAAATGCATATATGCCGATAGAAATAATGAATAGATGCGAAATTTACAAAGATTTCCCGCTAGATGTTAAAAAAATGTATGATAAAGCATGGATTGCAATAAAATCAGATGAACAATAA
- a CDS encoding DUF2975 domain-containing protein — protein sequence MLKNTTKTKSILSSSLIMLFFALGLILIMAVFMGIPFIFNNSKDTGTLVFYIGVFIIGLTYLTMIAFLLDIVSTSRVNIFVKSNVKKFKNIGSLLLVNLILDYILTIINGVSGLRFLDLAPGVFITPGMAIYFIAGLLCFVIADAFDQAITIKEENEYTV from the coding sequence ATGTTAAAAAATACAACAAAAACAAAAAGTATATTAAGTTCTTCATTAATAATGTTATTCTTCGCATTGGGTTTAATATTGATAATGGCGGTATTTATGGGAATTCCATTTATTTTTAATAATAGTAAGGACACAGGTACATTAGTATTTTATATTGGAGTATTTATTATTGGATTAACTTATCTAACAATGATTGCTTTTTTATTGGATATAGTAAGTACTTCAAGAGTAAATATATTTGTAAAATCAAATGTAAAAAAATTTAAAAATATAGGGTCTTTATTACTTGTAAATTTAATATTAGACTATATTCTTACAATAATAAATGGAGTTAGTGGTCTTAGATTTTTGGACTTAGCTCCAGGCGTTTTTATAACACCAGGTATGGCTATATATTTTATAGCAGGTCTTTTATGTTTTGTAATTGCAGATGCTTTTGATCAAGCGATTACAATAAAAGAGGAAAATGAATATACTGTATAG
- a CDS encoding helix-turn-helix domain-containing protein, translating into MTIIVNLDVMMAKRKMSLKDLAEKIDITNANLSILKNNRAKAVRFTTLNEICKVLDCQPGDILEYIEDEEV; encoded by the coding sequence ATGACTATTATAGTTAACTTAGACGTGATGATGGCAAAAAGGAAGATGTCTCTGAAAGATTTAGCAGAAAAAATAGATATTACTAATGCCAATTTATCTATACTGAAAAATAACAGAGCTAAGGCTGTTAGGTTTACAACTCTAAACGAGATATGTAAGGTTTTAGATTGTCAGCCAGGGGATATACTTGAGTATATAGAAGATGAGGAAGTATAA